CCGATAACGCAGCAGACGTGAAAAAGACCGGCAACAACTCCGTGAATTCTGATTGATGACAGCCCCTTGGGAGTCGTTTTTCGGTTCCTTTTGACGACGCAAAAGGAAGCCCACGTCACGTGGGCACCAAGATCGAGTACGGATGTCGCTCAAGAAAGCAAGCAGTTGAAGACCTTTGCAACCAAAGAGTTTACGGACCAAGATACGATGGAGGTTCGCGCCGCAAAAACCTGGGACAGCCCCCGTGCGGGGACAGTCCCGGTTTTGCTAGATTTTGTTAAACAGGAATCCGCCGCTTCTTACAAAAACTGCGAATGACAACTGACGCCTGATTCAAACGCGACATCTTGGTGTTGCGCTGTTTGATGGCCATAACATCCTCGGCAGGAATTGTTTCCTGACGTAGTTCGCGCTGAACAATGGCGATATTATTCAAGATGGTTTTCATGTCTGCCGCCGTGTATTGACGCAACATCTGCGGGCTCATGCTCATGAAACCATCGGCTAGATCCTGGGCAAGTTTTTTCGGGCTACCGGCAATGGCCATAATTTTACCTCATCATAGAAACAAGAAAGGACATCACATGGTTGAATACAAGGTTGCAGAGACATCTATTGTAACCGATGAAACGCTGGAACGCATCATCAATGAATGGGTGCAACAAGGTTGGGAATTTGAGCGGATTCAGTTTGCCATGTATGAGGGGAGTAAGCGGCCGGGGATGGCGTTTGTGTTGTTTACTCGGGAGGTTGAGGAGGCGTAGTGGTCTGGTGTAGACCTTAAAAAGTCAAAATCAAGATCAAGGTCGCCGGGATTCGGCTTGCCTCATCAATGATGAATATTGGATAAACACATCCTGTGTTTCCCAATAACGCAAGCCAAAAATGCTATTTCCGTCTTGCTTACACCATCAGAGATGGTGGTCGCCCGTCCATGAGCTCCACAGACGGTTTTCAACCGTCTGCTGGCTCGGCAAATCCTGCGTCTCATCATCTTTGGCATAAAACGTTGATAACCATCTTCCGTCTTGTTTTATTTCTTCCGTGGCACGATCTAACGGGTGGGACAGTGCCCACCCTTCTTCAGTCTGTTATTTAGCACCCAGCTCTCCCGTTCAGTCGAGCAATTTGTCTCGAATCATGAAGTCTCAACATGTCTCCTTCAACCACTGGTTCTTCCACTCTAACCACTCACGTACTCGCTGCATCTGCGGGGAGACCAAGGCATCCGGCAACGTTTTATCCGCCCGCAAGCCAGCCTCAACCTTGCCAAGAAAGACCTCTATCTGCTCCTGCTCCACCGGTATTGGCCGATGCGCCCAATGCAGTAATTCTCCCAGGGCTTCGAGGCAGTAGCGCTCCAGATCACTGACCCGGTTGAAGCCAGTCAAAACCAGAATCATCGTCTGCCAATCTTCGTGTGACCGATCACGTTTCAGACGCAAAAAGGCAAACTCGCTGACCCGGTGGCGCCGATCGTCAAACAACGACAGGTGATCGCGTTGCTGAATCATTTTGATCAATTCATTGCGGGCAAAACGCCGCTCCTGCACCTGGCCGTCATCCGTCACGACCAGATCGCCGCCGAGTAATAACAGGCACAGGTAATCGCCAAACTCCGGCACCCGCAGGGACTCAGTGTCCACACATTCGACATTGAGATGAAGACTGTGCGGGGCCACGTGATGATTAAAATCCATCACGCGCTGGATATAGCGGGCAAGAAATCCGGCATCTCGGGTCAAGGGCATGGAAAAATTGCGCGGATAATCCATTCGCACCAGATTGTATTCAAAGAACCCGCCGATCCACGGTACCGGCAGATAGCGCCGCAGGCGCACATGGTGATCAAGATAACCGCCGAGGCGCCAGGTGATATCTTCGAGATAGAAGTGGTGGAAATAGATAAAATTGTGAAACAACGGATCTTGGTAATGACGCCCGAAGGAGTGTTCAAACGCCGCCCGATGGCCAAGGTTACTGAATTCCAACTCCGCACCGAGAGCGATGCTGCCGCCGCAACGGCAGGCCAGTGTTTGCTCAACAGCCTGAACAAGCTCGTCGTCTCTGGCCCAGGCACGCACCAGCACATAGGCACGCAAGCAATAAAGATAGAGATGGCGGCTGCCCTCTTCCAGCACCTGTTCCACCTGCTCGGCCACCAGGGCGTCAACCAACGATTCGTGAGCGACCAGCCACTCCAGTGCCGCTAATACCAGCGGTGCATCGGGATAACATCCCTGCTCCGCAGGCAATTGATCGCCATACTGTTTGCGCAGGCGCTGAACGAGAAATCCAAGAATGTAATGACGAAAAATCAACGGCAGGTAGGCGCGAACAAGGGAACCTTTGCGCCAGATGCGTCGGGGAATGCAAAAACGACGGTGCTGACGGCGAGCCGCTTCTTTGAGATTGTGCTTGAAGGCCTGTTGCGGATGGGCATAGCGGTTTCGGCGAAAAAGTGAAAACGTCGCCGATATGTTACCCCGACGAATTCACGCAGCACCATGCCACGCTCGACGGCGGATAACCGTCCATAAAGCTGGCGGTAGTGGGGCCGCTGTGCTTCGTCGGGGAAAAAGAACGCCATTGTTCTCCTTTCGCGATCAGGCTACGAGGACATCAAATGCCCTCCATCTGTAAAGCGATCTCTTTGAGCAGATCGCGGTTAATCCGGTTGTCCGGTGTTTTGGGCAGATACTTGGTAAAACGAATCTTGTCCGGCAGATTGAGTTCGCCCATCTCTTCAATGATATGTTCGCGAATCTCGCGCAGGGTTTTTTCACGATAGCTTTCGTCACGAAAGTCCTTGAGCACGCAATAGGTGACGAGAATATAACCCTGCGACGGATGGTCGATAACAATGGCCGCGCACTCACGCACCCGTTTCATGGTCAGGACCGTCTCTTCGATTTCATCAATACTGCGTCGCCCTGCGCCGGTGCTGAGGATATCGTCAAGACGACCGGTGAGATTGAGGTTACCCTTGTCATCATAGACG
This is a stretch of genomic DNA from uncultured Desulfuromonas sp.. It encodes these proteins:
- a CDS encoding DUF4177 domain-containing protein, yielding MVEYKVAETSIVTDETLERIINEWVQQGWEFERIQFAMYEGSKRPGMAFVLFTREVEEA